A single window of Flavobacterium sp. 140616W15 DNA harbors:
- a CDS encoding PhoH family protein, translating into MNERIIELIDIAPKDFWGAQDTHLEIIKKYYPKLKIVARGTTLKAFGEKEVLDEFEKRFQRLMVHFTRYNNIDDNVIERVIMSDGHDEKKAYDHDKILVHGVAGKIIKAMTPNQQLLVDTIKKNDMVFAVGPAGTGKTYTGVAMAVKALKDKEVKRIILTRPAVEAGENLGFLPGDMKEKLDPYMQPLYDALRDMLPNEKLEDYILKGIIQIAPLAFMRGRTLDNAFVILDEAQNTTHSQMKMFLTRMGKNAKFMITGDPGQVDLPRRTISGLKEAILVLKDVEGIGIIYLDDKDIVRHRLVKKVIDAYKQIENND; encoded by the coding sequence TTGAACGAAAGAATAATCGAGCTCATAGACATCGCTCCAAAAGACTTTTGGGGCGCTCAAGACACTCATCTTGAAATAATCAAAAAGTATTACCCAAAGCTTAAAATAGTAGCAAGAGGGACTACTTTAAAAGCGTTCGGCGAAAAAGAAGTCTTAGATGAATTCGAAAAAAGATTTCAAAGATTAATGGTCCATTTTACCCGATACAATAATATTGACGATAATGTAATTGAACGCGTGATCATGAGTGATGGTCATGATGAAAAAAAAGCATACGATCATGATAAAATATTAGTTCATGGAGTTGCTGGTAAAATCATCAAAGCCATGACTCCCAATCAGCAACTATTAGTCGATACCATTAAAAAGAATGATATGGTATTTGCTGTAGGTCCAGCGGGAACCGGAAAAACGTATACAGGTGTAGCAATGGCTGTAAAAGCGCTTAAAGATAAAGAAGTAAAAAGGATCATACTTACACGACCAGCGGTAGAAGCAGGGGAGAACCTTGGTTTTTTACCAGGTGATATGAAAGAAAAACTAGATCCATATATGCAGCCTCTTTATGATGCTTTGCGCGATATGCTGCCAAATGAAAAACTCGAAGATTATATCTTAAAAGGAATTATTCAGATTGCGCCATTGGCATTCATGCGTGGGCGTACACTCGATAATGCTTTTGTAATTTTGGATGAAGCACAAAATACGACACATTCTCAGATGAAAATGTTCCTGACTCGTATGGGGAAAAATGCCAAATTCATGATTACAGGTGATCCTGGTCAAGTTGATTTGCCAAGAAGAACTATTTCTGGGCTTAAAGAAGCAATATTGGTACTTAAAGATGTTGAGGGCATCGGAATTATTTATCTTGATGATAAAGACATTGTGCGCCACCGATTGGTAAAAAAAGTAATCGATGCATACAAACAAATAGAGAACAACGATTAA
- a CDS encoding putative quinol monooxygenase: MFVRIVKMSFHEDKIPAFMENFDGVKDKIRNAPGNRFLELYQDKDNKNIFFTYSYWETEADLENYRQSELFNTVWTFTKTLFNAKPEAWSVDKLVSLN; this comes from the coding sequence ATGTTTGTTCGAATAGTAAAAATGAGTTTCCACGAAGATAAAATCCCTGCTTTCATGGAAAATTTTGATGGTGTGAAAGACAAAATACGAAATGCTCCCGGAAATCGTTTTTTAGAATTGTACCAAGATAAAGACAATAAAAATATATTTTTTACTTATAGCTATTGGGAAACCGAAGCTGACTTGGAAAACTATCGACAATCTGAACTCTTTAATACCGTTTGGACATTTACTAAAACCTTATTCAATGCTAAACCAGAAGCGTGGAGTGTTGATAAACTAGTAAGCCTGAATTAG
- the dnaN gene encoding DNA polymerase III subunit beta — MKFIVSSSYLLKQLQVLGSVINSNNTLPILDNFLFELDNNELTVSSSDLETTMSATLAIDSTSKGSVAIPAKLLLEILKTFPEQPLTFTIEDNNTVEISSNSGKYALAYAAGEEFPKSVNLEDPSVTLVPSDVLATAISKTIFAAGNDDLRPVMSGVFFQFSPEGLIFVATDAHKLVKYARTDVKASQVADFIMPKKPLNILKSILGTSDAEVKIEYNDSNATFSFDNYILMCRLIDGKYPNYEAVIPKENPNKLMIDRSLFLSSVRRVAIFSNKTTHQIRLKIAGAELNVSAEDIDYSNKAEERLTCDYQGDDLQIGFNSRFLTEMLTNLQSDMIMLEMSLPNRAGILTPVDGLEDGETVTMLVMPVMLNS; from the coding sequence ATGAAATTTATAGTATCGAGTTCGTACTTATTAAAGCAATTACAAGTTTTAGGTAGTGTAATCAATAGTAACAATACGTTACCTATTTTAGACAACTTTCTATTTGAATTAGACAATAATGAATTAACAGTTTCTTCATCGGATCTTGAAACGACGATGTCTGCAACTTTAGCGATTGATTCTACAAGCAAAGGAAGTGTTGCAATACCTGCAAAATTATTACTCGAAATCCTTAAAACATTTCCAGAACAACCTTTAACTTTTACAATTGAAGACAATAACACTGTAGAAATTAGTTCTAACTCAGGTAAATATGCCTTAGCATATGCGGCTGGAGAAGAATTCCCAAAATCTGTAAACTTAGAAGATCCTTCTGTTACTCTTGTACCTTCGGATGTTTTGGCAACTGCTATTAGCAAAACGATATTTGCTGCTGGTAACGACGATCTACGTCCTGTTATGTCAGGAGTATTCTTCCAGTTTTCGCCAGAAGGATTAATATTCGTTGCTACAGATGCTCATAAATTAGTAAAATATGCTCGTACAGATGTAAAAGCATCTCAAGTTGCTGATTTTATTATGCCAAAGAAACCTTTGAATATTTTAAAAAGTATCTTAGGAACTTCTGATGCTGAAGTAAAAATTGAATACAACGACTCTAATGCTACTTTCTCATTCGACAACTACATCTTGATGTGTCGTTTAATTGATGGGAAATATCCAAATTATGAAGCTGTAATTCCAAAAGAGAATCCAAACAAATTAATGATTGACCGTTCTTTATTTTTAAGTTCAGTACGTCGTGTGGCGATTTTCTCTAACAAAACTACACACCAAATTCGTTTGAAAATCGCTGGTGCAGAATTAAATGTTTCTGCCGAGGATATTGATTACTCAAACAAAGCCGAGGAAAGATTGACTTGTGATTACCAAGGTGATGACTTGCAAATTGGGTTTAACTCCCGTTTCCTTACTGAAATGTTGACCAACTTACAGTCGGATATGATAATGCTTGAAATGTCTTTACCAAACAGAGCAGGAATCCTGACTCCTGTAGATGGTTTAGAAGATGGAGAAACTGTGACCATGTTGGTGATGCCAGTAATGCTAAATAGTTAA
- a CDS encoding S-adenosyl-l-methionine hydroxide adenosyltransferase family protein: protein MSIITLTTDYGLKDHFVGALKGKILSEYSEATIVDISHDIDPFNTTEASYIIGSSYFSFPKGTVHLIGVDIERNKENQHIAMQWNDHYFICADNGILSMLTQKIVPQKIVAINIHDRFPVESTDLDIFIQVACHIAKGGLLNVIGKEIPAIKEVTDLQAVVASDGNSIKGYVIYIDHFGNVVTNISKNHFLKIARGRPYEIVMKPKSIKTILPNYSAIASSEKYPIKTYEGEKLAIFNEAGFLEIAIFRSNPSKVGSANSLLGLNYRDVITIKFH from the coding sequence ATGTCAATAATTACCCTTACTACCGATTACGGCTTAAAAGACCACTTTGTAGGCGCGCTGAAAGGGAAAATTTTATCCGAATATTCCGAAGCTACAATTGTAGACATTTCGCATGACATCGATCCGTTTAATACTACTGAAGCAAGTTATATAATTGGCTCATCGTATTTTAGCTTTCCAAAAGGAACAGTACATCTTATTGGTGTCGATATTGAACGTAATAAAGAGAACCAGCATATCGCAATGCAATGGAACGATCACTATTTCATTTGTGCCGACAATGGTATATTAAGTATGCTTACGCAAAAAATTGTTCCTCAAAAAATTGTCGCCATTAATATTCACGATCGTTTTCCTGTGGAATCAACCGATTTAGATATTTTTATACAAGTGGCTTGCCATATTGCCAAAGGTGGTTTACTGAATGTAATTGGTAAAGAAATCCCAGCAATTAAAGAAGTTACTGATCTACAAGCGGTAGTTGCCAGTGATGGAAATTCGATTAAAGGATATGTAATTTATATTGACCATTTTGGAAACGTTGTAACAAACATTTCTAAAAATCATTTTTTAAAAATAGCAAGAGGCCGTCCGTATGAGATTGTGATGAAACCAAAAAGCATCAAAACCATTTTGCCTAATTATTCGGCAATAGCCAGTTCTGAAAAATACCCCATAAAAACCTATGAAGGTGAGAAACTCGCTATTTTTAATGAAGCGGGGTTTCTAGAAATTGCTATTTTTAGGAGCAATCCTTCAAAAGTAGGTTCTGCAAATAGTCTTTTAGGATTAAATTATAGAGATGTGATCACTATAAAATTCCATTAA
- a CDS encoding DNA mismatch repair protein has product MEQYQKNSNSYSEALNTINKKYNSISLLRLLSIVLCFVLGYYYIKTDASIYLIVAVLSFLGFVVLMRIHSALSFQKKFTEALLKINKNEITFLKREKLPFENGQEFIDFHHPYAYDLDIFGDHSLFQSLNRTGTFVGKKTLANQLLYNLPNNEIAQNQEAIQELKSKLDWRQEFLALAIIGQDTKEAYQALLKWKDSKSAPFSKVMSILMYVLPAVFGALVIAYFVTSNVVFISYLSFAFVLNTTVFGMFFKRIQTEIAKAENIDKIIKQYGLLVKEIENETFKSDKLVALQKKLVYKNAKASVHLKQLSELFSNMDTINNFVTALLFNGIFLFNIHVFKNLLNWKTNHAAVLEEWLEVMGEFEMLNSLANFSYNNEDFVFPELNTDFKIGFSNLSHPLLNPETRVGNEVKFFPESFMILTGSNMSGKSTFLRSLGINMVLGGIGSVVCANKATMHPLPVLVSMRLSDSLSDSESYFFAEIKRLKQIMDALEDKPAFVLLDEILRGTNSDDKRNGTIEVVKKIIAKKAIGAIATHDIEVCLTTNDYPDVLTNQCFEVEIKNNELHFDFTLREGICKNKSATFLMQKMGVI; this is encoded by the coding sequence ATGGAACAATATCAAAAAAACAGCAATAGTTATTCAGAGGCTTTAAATACAATCAACAAAAAATACAATAGCATTAGTTTATTACGACTTTTGAGTATTGTTTTGTGTTTTGTTTTAGGGTATTATTATATCAAGACAGATGCTTCAATATATCTTATTGTTGCAGTCTTGTCATTCCTGGGGTTTGTTGTTTTAATGCGTATTCATTCTGCTTTGTCTTTTCAAAAGAAATTTACCGAGGCACTTTTAAAAATAAATAAAAACGAGATTACTTTTCTAAAAAGAGAAAAACTACCTTTTGAAAATGGACAAGAGTTTATTGACTTCCATCACCCTTACGCATACGATTTAGATATTTTTGGAGACCATTCATTGTTTCAAAGTCTTAATAGAACAGGGACTTTTGTTGGGAAAAAGACATTGGCAAATCAGTTGTTATATAATTTACCAAATAACGAAATTGCTCAAAATCAAGAAGCAATACAAGAACTGAAATCAAAGTTAGATTGGCGTCAGGAATTTTTAGCACTTGCAATAATAGGACAAGATACTAAAGAAGCCTATCAGGCATTATTAAAATGGAAGGACAGCAAGAGTGCTCCATTTTCAAAAGTAATGTCAATATTGATGTATGTTTTGCCTGCTGTTTTTGGAGCATTAGTAATTGCGTATTTCGTAACATCGAATGTGGTATTTATATCCTATCTGTCTTTTGCTTTTGTTTTAAATACAACAGTTTTTGGTATGTTTTTTAAAAGAATTCAAACAGAAATTGCCAAAGCTGAAAATATTGATAAAATTATTAAGCAGTATGGTTTATTGGTTAAGGAAATTGAAAACGAAACGTTTAAGTCAGATAAATTAGTTGCTCTGCAAAAGAAATTGGTTTATAAAAATGCGAAAGCCAGTGTTCATTTAAAACAATTATCGGAGTTGTTTTCAAATATGGATACAATCAATAATTTTGTAACCGCATTATTATTTAATGGAATTTTCTTGTTCAATATTCATGTTTTTAAAAATCTTTTAAATTGGAAAACGAATCACGCAGCTGTTTTAGAAGAATGGCTGGAAGTAATGGGCGAGTTTGAAATGCTGAACAGCTTAGCGAACTTTTCATATAATAATGAAGATTTTGTATTCCCAGAGCTAAATACTGATTTTAAAATTGGTTTCTCTAATCTTAGTCACCCATTGCTAAATCCTGAAACTAGAGTAGGAAATGAGGTGAAATTTTTTCCAGAATCGTTTATGATATTAACGGGATCAAATATGTCCGGGAAAAGTACTTTTTTACGCAGCTTAGGAATCAATATGGTTTTAGGAGGAATAGGTTCTGTGGTGTGCGCTAATAAGGCTACGATGCATCCGTTACCAGTTTTGGTATCTATGCGACTATCAGATTCTTTGTCAGATAGTGAATCGTACTTTTTTGCCGAAATAAAGCGTTTAAAACAAATTATGGATGCGTTAGAGGATAAGCCCGCTTTTGTGCTCTTAGATGAGATTTTAAGAGGTACTAACTCAGATGACAAACGCAATGGGACTATTGAAGTAGTAAAAAAGATCATTGCAAAAAAAGCAATCGGAGCTATTGCAACTCACGATATCGAAGTATGTTTAACAACTAATGATTATCCAGATGTTTTAACAAACCAATGTTTTGAGGTTGAAATCAAGAATAACGAACTGCATTTTGATTTTACGCTTCGTGAAGGTATCTGTAAAAATAAAAGTGCTACTTTCCTAATGCAAAAAATGGGCGTGATTTAG
- the gldF gene encoding gliding motility-associated ABC transporter permease subunit GldF: MKSIVLREIKSFFGSPIGYLVIAIFLISNGLFLWVFQGEYNILNTGFADLTPFFTLAPWILTFLIPAVTMRSFSDEKKQGTIELLLTKPLSIWQIVNGKFIGSLLLIIMAIIPTFIYIKVISNLGLPEGNIDMGSTIGSYFGLLFLIAAYTAIGVFTSTLSENQIVAFIIAVFLCFLFYFGFEGLSSIVPSSMSFISSLGMQNHFKSMSRGVIDTRDVIYFSSITVLFLSFTVYQLKSFKS; encoded by the coding sequence ATGAAATCAATTGTTTTAAGAGAAATAAAATCTTTTTTCGGGTCTCCCATTGGCTATTTAGTCATTGCCATTTTCCTGATTAGCAATGGCTTATTTCTGTGGGTTTTTCAAGGAGAATACAACATCCTGAATACAGGTTTTGCAGATCTTACTCCGTTTTTTACATTGGCACCATGGATTTTAACTTTTTTAATTCCTGCAGTTACCATGCGTAGTTTCTCTGATGAAAAGAAACAAGGTACAATCGAATTGTTGCTGACAAAACCATTAAGTATTTGGCAAATTGTAAACGGAAAATTTATTGGTTCGTTGCTTTTAATCATAATGGCAATTATTCCAACTTTCATATACATAAAAGTAATTTCAAATTTAGGATTACCTGAAGGCAATATCGACATGGGAAGCACAATTGGTTCTTATTTTGGATTATTATTCCTGATTGCAGCCTATACTGCTATTGGAGTTTTTACTTCTACTTTATCCGAGAATCAAATCGTAGCTTTTATTATAGCAGTCTTTTTATGCTTCCTTTTCTATTTTGGTTTCGAAGGTTTATCTTCTATTGTTCCTAGTTCTATGAGTTTTATTTCGTCATTAGGAATGCAAAATCATTTTAAAAGCATGAGCCGAGGTGTAATTGATACACGCGATGTAATTTATTTTTCAAGTATAACGGTACTTTTTCTTTCGTTTACTGTATATCAACTAAAATCTTTTAAATCGTAA
- a CDS encoding Cof-type HAD-IIB family hydrolase produces the protein MNSESKKIKVIITDLDGTLLNPEHKISSYTKSVFQELYNQNYLIIVATGRHHLDAFGIINTLEIPVYLVSSNGARIHSPEKKELFAFDIESEVVKSALSADIDPEITTVLFKEDVWLTNRLSEKLNAFQADLVYHPELVDYSKLEDYSAIKIFFTHDNHEKLVALKDVILSTSSDKLHHAFSLPNCLEFMDKSVDKSVAIAKVLEIENATFEEAISFGDGFNDLKMLSSTGKALIMGNAPQNLKNELPDLEVIATNREDGVAKYLSENVLGKVPVTI, from the coding sequence ATGAATTCAGAATCTAAAAAAATTAAAGTAATAATTACCGATTTAGATGGTACATTACTTAATCCAGAACATAAAATTTCTTCTTACACAAAATCAGTTTTTCAAGAACTATACAATCAAAATTATCTAATAATTGTAGCCACAGGACGTCATCATCTTGATGCGTTTGGAATTATTAATACATTAGAAATTCCAGTTTATCTGGTAAGTTCTAATGGAGCACGTATTCATTCGCCAGAGAAGAAAGAACTTTTTGCTTTTGATATAGAAAGCGAAGTGGTAAAATCGGCTTTGAGTGCAGATATCGATCCAGAAATCACCACCGTTTTGTTTAAAGAAGACGTTTGGCTTACTAACAGATTGAGCGAAAAACTAAATGCTTTTCAAGCAGATTTAGTTTATCATCCAGAATTGGTAGATTACTCAAAACTGGAAGACTACAGCGCTATAAAAATATTCTTCACACATGATAACCATGAAAAATTGGTTGCCTTAAAAGATGTGATTTTAAGTACAAGTTCAGACAAGTTACATCATGCTTTTAGTTTACCAAACTGCCTTGAGTTTATGGATAAATCTGTAGATAAAAGTGTAGCAATTGCTAAAGTTTTAGAAATAGAGAATGCAACTTTTGAGGAAGCAATTTCTTTTGGAGATGGTTTTAATGATCTAAAAATGTTATCATCTACAGGAAAAGCACTAATTATGGGGAATGCTCCACAAAATTTAAAAAATGAGTTGCCAGATCTTGAAGTTATCGCGACAAATAGAGAAGACGGTGTAGCTAAATATTTATCTGAAAATGTCTTAGGTAAAGTTCCGGTTACAATTTAG
- the gldG gene encoding gliding motility-associated ABC transporter substrate-binding protein GldG: protein MKTSSQKNIKTLLITIAILIALNIAGTFIFHRFDLTNDKRYTLSPTSLNIVKQVHNPLSVKIYMQGDLPPEFKRLQQETQQLLEEFQAYNKNIYFEFVNPMENEDESMDMIKELYRKGLTPINITVDDKGKQSQAMVFPWAIATYDNREVNIPLLKNQMGASTTQKVIGSVQHLEYSIADALNKITKEKQKKVAIIKGNGEMKEIFMAKFLMQIRESYHIGPFTLDSVAKNPIGTLDALKKYDLAIIAKPTEAFTDSEKQVLDQFIINGGKTLWLVDQVNAEMDSLYNQSGATLAFPRDLNLNDMFFKYGFRITPDLVKDERGSPIKLASGEQGSATQYQQFNWKYAPQVYPESKHPIVKNLGGIKFDFANPIDTLKNGIKKTVLLQSSPYSKKIGTPAEINLNIVTEETSPNDYLNKGNIPLSVLLEGDFHSMYENRVLPFEQKTFQAKGKATKMIVISDGDLVRNQLDKNLTPVELGYDQRSGNLYDNKDFLMNCVNYLLDDTGLINIRSKDLNLPLLDKEKVYQEYSITQFITIGLPILILLVFGLAFTFLRKRKYSK, encoded by the coding sequence ATGAAAACCTCTTCTCAAAAAAACATAAAAACGTTACTGATTACAATTGCGATTTTAATTGCGTTGAATATTGCTGGCACTTTTATCTTTCATCGCTTTGATTTAACCAATGACAAACGATATACTTTATCGCCAACTTCATTAAATATCGTAAAACAGGTTCACAATCCGCTGTCTGTAAAAATTTATATGCAAGGTGATTTACCTCCTGAGTTTAAACGTTTACAACAAGAAACGCAACAATTACTAGAAGAGTTTCAAGCCTATAACAAAAACATATATTTTGAATTTGTAAATCCTATGGAGAACGAAGACGAAAGTATGGATATGATTAAAGAATTATATCGAAAAGGGCTTACTCCTATAAATATAACTGTTGATGACAAAGGAAAACAATCGCAAGCTATGGTTTTTCCGTGGGCAATTGCAACATACGACAATAGAGAAGTTAATATTCCTTTATTAAAAAACCAAATGGGTGCTTCGACCACTCAAAAAGTAATTGGCTCCGTGCAGCATTTAGAATATTCGATTGCTGATGCATTAAATAAAATCACGAAAGAAAAACAAAAAAAGGTTGCAATCATAAAAGGGAATGGCGAAATGAAAGAGATTTTCATGGCTAAATTCCTGATGCAAATTCGCGAAAGCTATCATATTGGACCGTTTACCTTAGACTCTGTTGCTAAAAATCCTATTGGTACTTTAGATGCCTTAAAAAAATATGATTTGGCTATTATTGCTAAACCTACCGAAGCTTTTACAGATAGTGAAAAACAAGTTTTGGATCAGTTTATCATTAATGGTGGAAAAACATTGTGGCTTGTCGATCAGGTAAATGCCGAAATGGACAGTTTATACAATCAATCTGGTGCAACGCTGGCTTTTCCAAGAGATTTGAATCTTAATGATATGTTCTTTAAATACGGCTTCAGAATTACTCCTGATTTGGTAAAAGACGAACGTGGAAGCCCAATTAAACTAGCTTCTGGAGAACAAGGAAGCGCTACTCAATACCAACAATTTAATTGGAAATATGCGCCTCAGGTTTATCCGGAAAGCAAACATCCAATTGTAAAAAATTTAGGAGGAATCAAATTTGACTTTGCAAACCCAATCGATACCTTAAAAAATGGCATTAAAAAAACGGTGCTTTTGCAATCATCACCTTATTCTAAAAAAATTGGTACTCCTGCCGAAATCAACCTGAATATTGTTACTGAAGAGACTTCTCCTAATGATTATTTAAACAAAGGAAATATTCCTTTATCAGTTTTACTAGAAGGAGATTTCCATTCGATGTATGAAAATCGTGTTCTCCCTTTTGAACAAAAAACTTTTCAGGCTAAAGGTAAAGCGACCAAAATGATCGTGATTTCTGATGGTGATTTAGTTCGCAATCAATTGGACAAAAATTTAACTCCTGTAGAATTAGGTTACGATCAGCGTTCAGGAAATTTGTATGACAACAAAGATTTCTTAATGAATTGCGTTAATTATTTGCTGGATGACACAGGACTTATTAACATTAGAAGTAAGGATCTGAACTTACCTTTATTGGACAAGGAAAAAGTTTATCAAGAGTACAGCATTACGCAATTCATAACTATCGGACTACCAATTCTAATTTTATTGGTCTTTGGACTTGCATTTACTTTCCTTCGCAAAAGAAAATACAGCAAGTAG